A segment of the bacterium genome:
AGCTCCAACATCGTGCACAGCGCGGTGGCGCTCATCCCGGTCTTTCTCGGTGTGACCGGGCTCTACATCCTTTTGAACGCCGAGTTCGTCGCCGGGATCCAGGTACTGATCTACGCGGGCGCGATCACCGTGCTGATCCTGTTCGTGATCATGTTGACGG
Coding sequences within it:
- a CDS encoding NADH-quinone oxidoreductase subunit J; this translates as MTGEAIAFYLLAAAMLASGVVVVTSSNIVHSAVALIPVFLGVTGLYILLNAEFVAGIQVLIYAGAITVLILFVIMLT